AGATATGGGTTAGAAGGCGGCCTAAATTTTATTTTGACTGGTATTCCTACCTATGCCTTAGGAAATTCTAAAACTTACTTCCCCTCCATTATCAACTCTAGCGACCATCTCAGTGGCTTTGTTGGCAAAAATGCGAAAACATTCCTAAATAACTCTTTTATACTGGGCACTCATTTTTTTGGTAATGGCATTATTCATCAGTTTGCTATAAACCCTCTATTCCGAGGCATTATGGAAGATGGAAAGATTCTTATGGGAAATGCTATTTTCCTTTCGAAACCGGCTAAACCTCAGACTAATTAAAATCCGAGACGAAAAGTATTATTTTTACAAACCGGCATAAAGGCTCCAAGATATTTTCCGGCTTTAACTCGTCGGAAATATTCAGACAAACAATTTCTGTAATTGATTAATGCTGAAAAAAAACAGCCTTTTACCTACACCTGATTTTATTAAATGACTCCACTTAAGAAGTGGCCACACTTTCTTTTCATTACAAAGCTAACTGTGTTGCCTTGGCTTCAATACACCTTAACATGATTCTTATAGGCTTCTGCTTAATTAGCTAAAGCTATTACCTTACAGACAAAATCGTCTTATCAAACTGATAAGCGAAACTCTAGCCTGCCTTACTTTGTAGCTTTTATTTATACTATTTCACTAAACATCATTACAAACAACTGTTGTTACCTGTTCTATGAGAACAGTAACATTTACCCAATCCCTAATAGATAATCCCTAAAAAAGCCCTTAAAAAATCAAATAAGGCTACCTAGGCATCTGCTACTTAATTATACATTCTTGACATCAAAACATCTTTTGATTCTCAATCTCCCATTTATAACTAGAAAAGATATTGCAGCACATAAAAAAGTCCGCCAAAGCAATGCTTTGGCGGACTCCAGTTTTGTTTTCTGGTATATTTTATCTCGCGATGGTGATGTAACCTACTTGTGGTTTAGCTACACCATCAGTTTTGATGTTATAGAAGTAAGTACCATCTGGCACAAACTCCTCACTGTCAAATCTCATTCCTTGGTTTGAAACACCATTCCACTCGATAATTGTCTCTAAATCATCGATATTATCTGGTCTCCAAACTAAGTGACCCCACCTGTTATAAACCTCGATATCGGTTATTTTAAGACCTGTTGGTTTATTCAACTTCCAAGTATCATTCACGCCGTCACCATTTGGAGAGAAACCACCTGGCATAACAAGCTGAACGTCTGAAGATATAGGCAGATTAACCACCGTAGGCGATGAAACCCCTGGGTTAATATCATTACCGTCGTTAGAGCTATCTGTAACAGTAGTGTCAGCTCCATGTCCAATTGCTAACACATAATTGTTATATGGTCCAGCATTGCCTTCATGGTAAAGTCTTACTGTAAAGAACACACTATCTGTATGACCAACTTGTAAGATGCTCGTACTATCACCCACTAACAGGTTATTGTCAGCTTTACCGTCATAGTTATCATTAATCTTCAATTGACCGTTGCTATTCGCTACTGGCGTTCCTACGATTTCGTAGTCAAGCGTGTCACTGAATACTAACATAAGGCTGTCAATTAACTGCACATTGTCAAGGTCAACATTACCGATATTCTTAACCATCACTCTATAAGTAATGTCATAGCTTAGGTCGTCATGCTTCTCAGCATCCACTACACTAAGACCAACCGCAATTGCTGGAGCAGAAGTAAGGCTATCAACATCAAACTTAACTGGTGTCGCTTCGTCGTTATTTCTTGGGTCTCCATCGTTATCAGGGTCAGCTAATAGTCCGTTTGTAGATGTATCAGAAACTTTATTAGAGTCTGTTCCTGCCACCGCTATTGCCGTGTTGAAGTATTGGTCAGTACTAGCTCCTGTGATATCTACTATCACTTTAAAGTCAATGCTAAACCTGTCTCCTACTGCTAATGTACTCAATGAGTCAATTAACAAGGCCTGACCATCTATTCTACCTGTGTAGTTTGGATTAGCAGTTAATGTTCCTGTGGTAGTTACCTCCATAGTATCACTAACTATTACCGCTCCATTACCAAATGTTCTATCCAAGTCATCAGTTACCTGAACATTGTTTAGAACACCACCTCCCATGTTTGAAACATAAATGGTATATGGTACTTCGAATTGGTTATTCCCAAGACTTACAAAGTCTCCTACAACCTTAGACACTCCTATCAAGTTTCCATCAATCGGATTATTGATAACAAACTCACTCACGTTATTAGACAGCGTATTATCAATTTGGTCAAGTTCTAATAACTCCGCCTTATTAACAATCTTACCAGCTGCAGACACCTTAGATAGGTAGGTCATACTTACACTTTCTCCAGCTTTGAGCGAGTCGATAGTTGTTGATACAATTCCGTTTACAAAACTCGCATTGCTGCTTGTAGAGATGAACGCTAATCCACCTGGAAGTATATCTCTCACCACCACGCCTGTTGCAGCATATTGGCTTAAGTTTTTCACTTCCACTGTGTATGTTACAGTATCGCCTACATCCACCGTACTTGCTGAACCTGTTTTGCTTACAGCAATATCAACATACTGCGTAGAATCAATTATTACAGGGTCACCTTCACACTCTGTGATGGACACATTAATGGCCGCAGCATCACTGTAACATCCTAGCTTACTTCTTTCAAAGACGTAGAACGTTCCTGCTGAAACCATTCCAATGTTGGTTACTATTGGCGAGTTGATAGAGTTACTAGTATGGAACTCAAAGCTTCCGTTAGGCGAGCTCATCATTGCACTACTCAAATCAACCGTTTCAAAAGGACAAACATTAGTTATATCAGCAATCACGGTAGGTTTAGACACTGCCGAACCTACACTTATTATCACCTCATTTGATGTTTCACTCACACAGTCTCCTATGTTAGACTTACAAATTGCAGTGTACTTATAAGTACCAGCCACCGTTGGGCTAATAGCTAACACTCCACCTTCATCTCCCGTAGACCATACAATAGTACCTGTACATCCAGTTCCTGTTAGAGAAGCCGTTTGACCAATACAAATTGAAGAGTTTTTACAACTAATAAATGGTTTGTTTGGCAAGCCAACCGCTATTTCTAGTGAATCAGAACTTTCGCTCACACATGTACCATTGGTACAGAATGCTGCGTATTTCGTATTCTCATCTAAGGTCACTGAAATTGTATTTCCAGTAGCTCCCGTTGACCATGTTACTATACCGTCACATCCGTAAGCTTTAAGCGTTACAGACTCACCAGGGCAAACCAAGTCAGTACTACATGCTAACGTTGGTTTGTTAGCAGCACCTACCGTAATAGTTACTGGGTCTGACAATACACTTATACAATTAGCACCTTCTTTACAGATAGCCGTGTATTTCGTGGTAGTAAATGGTCTTACTGTGATAGAGCTTGTTGTCTGACCAGATGACCAAATAACTGCTCCATTACAATTATCAACCGAAAGTGTTACATCAGCGATCTCACAAAGGCTTAATGCACTTGCAGTAATAATTGGTTTAACTACATCACAAGTACCACATCCGTTAAACTTATCCTTAATAATAATTCCTTCTGAACTATCACTAGTACCACATGTATTAGTACACTTCACTGAATATGTTCCAGATGAATCAACCACAATGGATGCCGTAGTGGCTCCAGTATTCCAAGTCAATGTACCCATACATCCTGATGCTGTAATAATAGCACTTTCGCTTGGGCATATTTCATTAGTAGTAGTTGACACTACCGGAGCTGATGGCTTACCTCCCGAAGTGATAACCATATTTTCAGATGGCATACTCGTTCCACATGCATTGGCACATGTAGCTGTGTATGTACCTGCTTGGTTTACATAAATAGTATCACCGATAGCTCCAGTACTCCATTTTACAGTTCCTGTACATACATCCCCAATCAGCATAGCCGAATCAGGTAAGCATAAGCTTGTTTTGTTTGCAAGTATTCTTGGAGGTGATGGATTGCCATTGCTTCCTATCACAATAACACCAGATGGTGTACTTTCTCCACAACTGTTTACACATTTCACTGTGTAAGAACCAGCTCCTACTTGAATCATTTCACCCGTTACTCCATTACTCCACACATATTCGAAATCACATCCTATTCCTTTCAAGGTTGCTTTTTCTTCTCCACAAACGTTTACTCTGTCTGTAGTAATGATTGGTGTGTTTGGAACACTAGTTTTGATGATTTGAACCTTGTTACTTACTGGGCTATCACCACAAGTTCCTTGACAAACAGCTGAGTAAGTTCCTGCTACTTTGACAAATATTGAAGCTCCTGTAGCTCCCGTTGACCAAAGTATTGTTTCAGAACAATTCACCGCTGTCAGCGTCACACTTTCGTCTCCACATATTTCAAACTTCACAGTCGAAATAATTGGTGCTTCTGGTGTTTCAACACTGTTAATTATCAATTCAGAACTCTTATCAGATAAACCACAAGCACTAGTACAAGTAGCAGAATACGTTCCTGCTCCTACCTGAATACTTGCCCCTGTTTCTCCTGTGCTCCATGTTATCACTCCAGAACAGTTGGTAGCCGTCAAAGTTGCCTTATCAGTACCACAGACTTCTATCTTATCTGAACTAACGTTTGGAGCTGTCGGTGCTGAACCTTCCCCTATAGAAACCGCAGCACTATTAGGTGATGTTCCACATGCATTACTACATGTCGCTGTATACGTTCCTGCTCCTACTTGAATAGTAAGGCCAGTCGTTCCAGTACTCCACACTACTGTTCCGTTACAATCCGCAGCAGTAAGTGTCGCTTTATCAGTTCCACAAACCTCTGTTGCATTTGAAGTAACTGTTGGTGCTACTGGTGTTGTTCCACCGCCTATTGTCACCTCATTACTATTATCAGATGCTCCACAAGCATTGCTACATGTAGCAGTGTAAGTTCCAACTCCTACTTGAATTGCAGTACCAGTTGCTCCTGTGCTCCATGTCACTGTACCGTTACAGTTAGTCGCAGTAAGTGTTGCTTTCTCGGCACCACATATTTGCGTATCATTTGCAGAAATAGTAGGTGCGTTTGGTGTTTCGCCACCACCCACTGTAATCTCATTACTATTAGCCGAAGCTCCACATGAACTACCACATGTTGCGGTGTAAGTTCCTGTTCCTACTTGGATAGTAGTACCAGTTGCTCCTGTGCTCCATGTCACTGTACCGTTACAGTCAGTTGCAGTCAGTGTTGCTTTATCAGTTCCACAAACCTGCGTCTTATCTGATGTAATATTTGGTGCATTTGGTGCATCTCCGCCTCCAATCGTAACCACATTGCTATTTCCAGAAGTTCCACATGAGCTGCTACATGTTGCTGTGTAAGTTCCTGACCCTACCTGAACGGTAGTTCCAGTTGCTCCTGTGCTCCATGTGACAGTTCCACTACAGTTTGTCGCTGTAAGCGTTGCTTTATCTGTACCACACACTTGCGTTTCATTTGTTGCAATGGTTGGTGCATTCGGCAGATTTCCATTTCCAATAACAATTGGGTTTGAATCAGTGCTTTCTCCACAGTCATTTACACATTTAACAGTGTATGTTCCTTTACCTACTGAAATCATATTACCAGTAGCTCCATTGCTCCACACATAAGTGTAATTACAACCTAGAGCCATTAGACTTGCTTTCTCTTCACCACAAACTGTTGTCTTATCAGACGTCACTACTGGCGTATTAGGTGTTCCTACTTTAGTAATATCAATGATATTACTTCCGTCTGAAATTCCACAATCAGTTACACATTTAGCCCAGTAAGAACCCGCTCCTACACTTATAGTCGCTGTATTAGCTCCCGTGCTCCAAAGAAGACTACCACCAGTGCAATTGCTTGCGGTAATAGTAACTTTCTCAGTACCACATATCTGAATTTTATCAGAAGTAATTACTGGAGCAGTTGGTACAGTTCCTTCGTCAATAGTAATTGAATTACTATTTCCTGAAGTACCACATGAGCTGCTACATGTTGCTGTGTAAGTTCCCGATCCTACCTGAATGGTACTGCCAGTTGCCCCTGTACTCCATGTCAGCGTTCCTGTACAGTTTGCTGCTGTAAGCGTCGCTTTCTCATCGCCACATATTAACGTCTTGTTTGTCGCAATGCTTGGTGCTATTGGTGGCGTTCCTGTAGTGATGGTTACACTATTTGAAGTGCCACTCTCGCCACAGCTATTACTACACGTCGCTGTATATGTTCCTGCTCCTACACTTATTGTCGCTGTTGTTGCTCCCGTACTCCACTTAAGGCTTCCTGTACAGTTTGTCGCTGTCAAGGTCGCTTTCTCTACTCCACATACTTCTGTCTTAGTAGAAGTAATACTTGGAGCGTTTGGTACATTACCCTGGTTGATAGTAACTGTATTACTATTTCCTGAGGTACCACATGAGCTGCTACATGTTGCCGTGTAAGTTCCTGCTCCTACTTCAATCGTAGTGCCACTCGCTCCGGTGCTCCATGTTAACGTGCCATTACAGTTTGCTGCTGTCAACGTTGCTTTCTCTGCTCCACATACTTCCGTCTTAGTAGACGTTATACTTGGGGCATTTGGTGGTGTACCTGTTGTTATCGTGATAACATTAGATTTAACACTCTCGCCACAACTGTTGCTACAGGTCGCTGTGTATGTTCCAGCTCCTACATTTATTGTCGCTGTTACTGCTCCCGTACTCCATTTAAGACTGCCTGTACAGTTTGTTGCTGTCAAGGTCGCTTTCTCTACTCCACATACTTCTGTCTTAGTAGAAGTAATGCTTGGAGCGTTTGGTACATTTCCTTGACCAATAGTAATCGTGTTACTATTTCCTGAGGTACCACATGAGCTACTACATGTTGCTGTGTAAGTTCCTGCTCCTACTTCAATCGTAGTGCCACTCGCTCCGGTGCTCCATGTTAACGTGCCATTACAGTTTGCTGCTGTCAACGTTGCTTTCTCTGCTCCACATACTTCCGTCTTATTAGACGTTATACTTGGGGCATTCGGTGGTGTACCTGTTGTTATTGTGATAACATTAGATTTAACACTCTCACCACAACTATTGCTACAGGTCGCTGTGTATGTTCCAGCTCCTACATTTATTGTCGCTGTTACTGCTCCCGTACTCCATTTAAGACTGCCTGTACAGTTTGTTGCTGTCAAGGTCGCTTTCTCTACTCCACATACTTCTGTCTTAGTAGAAGTAATGCTTGGAGCGTTTGGTACATTTCCTTGACCAATAGTAATCGTGTTACTATTTCCTGAGGTACCACATGAACTGCTACATGTTGCCGTGTAAGTTCCTGCTCCTACTTCAATCGTAGTGCCACTCGCTCCGGTGCTCCATGTTAACGTGCCATTACAGTTTGCTGCTGTCAACGTTGCTTTCTCTGCTCCACATACTTCCGTCTTAGTAGACGTTATACTTGGGGCATTCGGTGGTGTACCTGTTGTTATTGTGATAACATTAGATTTAACACTCTCACCACAACTATTGCTACAGGTCGCTGTGTATGTTCCAGCTCCTACACTTATAGTCGCTGTTACTGCTCCCGTGCTCCACTTAAGACTTCCTGTACAACCTGTCGCTGTCAACGTCGCTTTCTCTACTCCACATACTTCTGTCTTAGTAGACGTAATGCTTGGAGCGTTTGGTACATTTCCTTGACCAATAGTAATCGTGTTACTATTTCCTGAGGTGCCACATGAACTACTACATGTTGCCGTGTAAGTTCCTGCTCCTACTTCAATCGTAGTGCCACTCGCTCCGGTGCTCCATGTTAACGTACCATTACAGTTTGCTGCTGTCAACGTTGCTTTCTCTGCTCCACATACTTCCGTCTTAGTAGACGTTATACTTGGGGCATTTGGTGGTGTACCTGTTGTTATCGTGATAACATTAGATTTAACACTCTCGCCACAACTGTTGCTACAGGTCGCTGTGTATGTTCCAGCTCCTACACTTATAGTCGCTGTTGTTGCTCCCGTACTCCATTTAAGACTGCCTGTACAGTTTGTTGCTGTCAAGGTCGCTTTCTCTACTCCACATACTTCTGTCTTAGTAGACGTAATGCTTGGAGCGTTTGGTACATTTCCTTGACCAATAGTAATCGTGTTACTATTTCCTGAGGTGCCACATGAGCTACTACATGTTGCCGTGTAAGTTCCTGCTCCTACTTCAATCGTAGTGCCACTCGCTCCGGTGCTCCATGTTAACGTGCCATTACAGTTTGCTGCTGTCAACGTTGCTTTCTCTGCTCCACATACTTCCGTCTTAGTAGACGTTATACTTGGGGCATTCGGTGGTGTACCTGTTGTTATTGTGATAACATTAGATTTAACACTCTCACCACAACTATTGCTACAGGTCGCTGTGTATGTTCCAGCTCCTACACTTATAGTCGCTGTTACTGCTCCAGTGCTCCATTTGAGACTGCCTGTACAATTTGTCGCTGTCAAGGTCGCTTTCTCTACTCCACATACTTCTGTCTTAGTAGAGGTAATGCTTGGAGCGTTTGGTACATTTCCTTGACCAATAGTAACGGTGTTACTATTTCCTGAGGTACCACATGAGCTGCTACATGTTGCTGTGTAAGTTCCTGCTCCTACTTCAATCGTAGTGCCACTCGCTCCGGTGCTCCACGTTAACGTGCCATTACAGTTCGCTGCTGTCAACGTTGCTTTCTCTGCTCCACATACTTCCGTCTTATTAGACGTTATACTTGGGGCATTCGGTGGTGTACCTGTTGTTATCGTGATAACATTAGATTTAACACTCTCGCCACAACTGTTGCTACACGTCGCTGTGTATGTTCCAGCTCCTACATTTATTGTCGCTGTTACTGCTCCCGTACTCCATTTAAGACTGCCTGTACAGTTTGTTGCTGTCAAGGTCGCTTTCTCTACTCCACATACTTCCGTCTTGTTGGACGTAATACTTGGAGCTGCTGGTGGCGTACCCGTTGTTATCGTTATTGAATTCGATGCTGGACTCACTCCACATAGTGTCTTACACGTTGCCGTGTAAACACCCGCGGTACTTACAGTGATACTTGCTCCCGTTGCTCCTGTACTCCATGTTACCGTTCCGTTACAGTTCGTCGCTGTTAACGTCGCTGTCTCTCCTGAACATAACTCGTTATCAGTTGTCGTGATAACTGGCGTCGTTGGTTTTGGTGGCGTTTGTATCGTTATCGTTTCTGTCACCTGACCCACCCTTGCCACCTACTTAGCTTAGGGTAACGACTCCCTTGCCTACGGGACTTTCACCCTTTGGATTGTTCTTTTAAAGAACTAAATTCGTCATTCAAGGCACACACAAGTGATATGAGATCAGACTTGCTATCGCTGCGTCCGCTCCATATCACCGATACGTTATAGCGAATTAAAATGAAGAAAGAACCTAAATATGCAGAACTGATAAAGAATCATGATAACCTCATGAATCGATTAGAGCAATACGGAAGTAAATGGTTCATATTTCGAAATAGCAAGATAACAATTTGGGAAGCGTTTCAAATTAAAGGCTGGTATGAGTTTTTTATCAACGAAAACCTTGATGCAGCAAAACAAGCGTTTTATGATTGCTCAAAAATAGATATATACTATTATCAAAAACTAATAAAACCAGGTGGTGACTTATTCTCTGCAGGAAGGACACATGTTCTTCAAACAGCACTAAGCGATTCTAAAGATTTAATGAAAGAATATAATCTGATTGACTATCCTGTGTCAAAAAGAAAAGGCAAAATTCTAAATTACAGTGACTTAGTTCAAGAAGGAAAAACCTATATCTATTGTGATCTAATTAACAAGGCTATGAATCAAGAAATTGACAAATTAGCCAACCTTGTTGAAATAGTGAAAGAAAAAACATTAGACAAAAAGAAAAACGAGTGGCTAAGAATTGATTTGCAATTTTTCGAAGGAATTATTAATAAAGAAAAGGATATTGTACTTGATGTAGTAAAACAATTATGTACAACCGAACACAAAAGAAGAAACAAACATTCTTGGTTTTATAAAGACCTCGTATCACAACCAGCTCAAGGATATGCAAAAATTGCTTGGTTAAATGGTTTGCAAATAGAAATAGAGAATGACTTTGTTTATAATGAATTTCTACCAACAAGCCCAATGAAAGAATATGATGACAATGCAAAAGAATTAATTTCTAAAATGACTTTGGAGTCAAATGTTGAATTCTATAATGGTCAGAAGTTGAGTGAAGATGAATACAAACAATTATACAGCTAAATGAAAAACTCGCTATAACAAGCTATGATCATGTCAGATTGGCTGAGGCCAAATCCGCCAGATATAGCCGATCCGTTATCTGCAATTTGAATCAATGAAGAAAATAGCTACAGATATAGAAACTGAGACATGGGCTAAAATTATTCGATCTTTTCGAGAAGAAGGATGGATAGTGACAGCCAAGTATTGGGGATTTGATGCTGGAATTGATGATGATTATTGGTGTTTAAGAAAAGGATTTAAAAAGATAGAATTTGGCTGGTCAAATTGGACAGAAGGTGAAATAAAGGCAAGTACTGAGTTATTAATGGAAATTGAGAGTAAAATGAATTTGAACTTAAAATACGGAGAACCGCTAAATCTAAAAAAATCGGTTATTCGAACCTATAAATTTCAATGCTTGCCATTAGTCATTCTTAATTTGTTTAATTTTTTTGGCAGGAAATTATGAATTGGATAATCAGAGATACAAGTAAGTTAAAATTTCATACGAATTTGGATATTTTACTCCAACCAATTGAGAAAGAGATTGAAAGATATAATTGGTTGATAGCTGATCTTGAGATTAATACGTCTGAGATGCAAAAACTTCCAATAAATCATGAAAAGGATTGGTTTCTAATCAACTCAAATGAAATGAATACACTTAGAAAAACTGATACACAAATCCTTTGGGGAGCATTTTCAGCAATAGATAAAAACCTAAAACTCAAAATCACTGAAGATATATTGCCATATGCTGAAGGAGTTGATGAAATTTGGAAGAATGGCAATTTACAGGTAAAGGAATCCGTAATAGAAATAATAGCTTGGGATAGCGGCTATACAATTGTAAAATTCACAGATGAATTACTTTCAGCCAAATTTAAAGATTATTTTCAAGAAGCAATTGAATTAGAAAAATACAAGTGGAAGAGTAAAAGCAGATAATCGAGTAGACGGCCGTAAGCCGTAAAGCCTACGGTACGCCTCTCACACCACCGTACGTACGGGTCTCGTATACGGCGGTTCATTGAATCTCTGGTTGCAAGCGTTGATAATAATCCTGCATACTTTCGTAACCACGTAACCTTAACTTTTCAAGTGTGATGGTAGTCTTTAAAATAGGGCTTTGGGCAGTTGCCCAACCTCCCATTCTTGTACGACTCCACCGATATGCTTGAATATGGTTTACGCCAAGCCTAATCAAGTTCTTTCGTTTACGCTCTGGCTTTTTCCAATCAGTCCAAATACAATACCTCAACCTGTTTCTTAACCATTCGTCAAGAGCTTTGAGTTTGCCATGAATACTAGCCAAGCGGTAGTTGTTCACCCATCCTCTATAAACTTCTTTGATTTTGGTTAGTCGCAGGTCAAAACTGTATGGTTTGGTCTTTTTGGTGGCTGCCTTTAGCTTGCGTTTTAACGATTGCCAGCTGCTTTCTTTTACTACAAGTTGATATTTGCCTTTCTCTCCCTTTTTGTAAGTAGGCACAAAGCCATGACCCAATAGCTCAAAGTTAGAAGGGCGACGAATGCCGCTTTTCGCCTTGTTGATGGGTAGTTTTAGTTTGTCTCTTAGAAAGAGATAAACATAGTTACCTATCCGTTTGGCTTCTGCTTTTGATTTGCAATAGATGCTAAAATCATCTGCGTAGCGAACAAACTTTAAGCCTTTACTTTTGAGTTCTTTATCCAGTTGGTCAAGCATGATGTTTGACAATAATGGACTAAGTGGGCTGCCTTGTGGTACTCCTTTGCGGCGTTTGTGCAGTTTACCATTTATCATGATAGGTGCACGAAGCCACTTGCGTATTAAACGCAGAGTGATGGGGCATTTTACCTTGTTGTAGATGAGTTGCAGAAGTTTGTAATGCTCTACTTCGTCGAAAAACTTACTCAAATCAATATCTACAATATCCTGAAAGCCATCATTGATGAACTTTTGGGCTTGTAAAACTGCTTGGTGCAAATTCCTCTTTGGGCGAAAACCGTAGCTTTCGTCCTCAAAGTCGAGCTCAAACTTCATAGCCAGTTGCTGACTTACAGCTTGTTGTAACCATCGGTCGGTTACGGTGGGTATACCCAGTATTCGGGTTCCACCACTTGCTTTCGGTATTTCTACCGCTAAGATAGGGCTGGGCAGATACGTGCTATTGACAATCGAAGTCAGTATGCGTTCTCCGTGCTGTTCGATGAACGATTTCAGTTCGGTTGTTTGCATTCCATCCACGCCTGCCGAACCTCCGTTCAACTCAACCTTTCGGCGAGCCTTAGTGAGGTTTTTAGCTTGTAAAATTTGCTCTATCATAGTTTACTTTCTGTCTTTTCTAAAGCTAAGCTATGCTTGATTCTTAGCTAATTCCAGACACAATTCAATGTTCAGTCCTTCAGTAATTTGTGAGTCCTCGAGGGTATGGTCTTAGCAATCCTCGCTCATTTCTTTTACCTAATATGACCTCTGCTGACTTCTCAATCCATACGCGTATGGTTCGAGAGCTCCCTTGGTAAGGCGAATATCCTTTTGTCTATCCCTGCTACATCTACTATTTCGGTACTGTCTCTTTTCAGAGCTTTGGACTTCGGCAGCATGTGTTACCTCATCCGACCTAATAGCCTCAGTATGTAGTTCCTGTTCGTCAGTACAGACAACGTGGTTTGGCTTACTTCAGATGGTCAGTCACCTGACCCACCCTTGCCACCTACTTAGCTTAGGGTAACGACTCCCTTGCCTACGGGACTTTCACCCTTTGGATTGTTCTTTTAAAGAACTAAATTCGTCATTCAAGGCACACACACCGTGTATGATGATCAGACTTGCTATCGCTGCGTCCGCCACATACACAAAATCCGTTGGCAGTAAGCTAAAAATGAACGAAAAGCATAAAAAACAAATTCGGAATAATTCAATACTAATTTTAATTGGAATATTGATTATTATAATATTTGGAAGCGAAAAATCTTGGCTGAGATATTTTAATGTTTTGGCTATATTAATAATCTTGAGA
This sequence is a window from Arcticibacterium luteifluviistationis. Protein-coding genes within it:
- the ltrA gene encoding group II intron reverse transcriptase/maturase; amino-acid sequence: MIEQILQAKNLTKARRKVELNGGSAGVDGMQTTELKSFIEQHGERILTSIVNSTYLPSPILAVEIPKASGGTRILGIPTVTDRWLQQAVSQQLAMKFELDFEDESYGFRPKRNLHQAVLQAQKFINDGFQDIVDIDLSKFFDEVEHYKLLQLIYNKVKCPITLRLIRKWLRAPIMINGKLHKRRKGVPQGSPLSPLLSNIMLDQLDKELKSKGLKFVRYADDFSIYCKSKAEAKRIGNYVYLFLRDKLKLPINKAKSGIRRPSNFELLGHGFVPTYKKGEKGKYQLVVKESSWQSLKRKLKAATKKTKPYSFDLRLTKIKEVYRGWVNNYRLASIHGKLKALDEWLRNRLRYCIWTDWKKPERKRKNLIRLGVNHIQAYRWSRTRMGGWATAQSPILKTTITLEKLRLRGYESMQDYYQRLQPEIQ